The following are encoded in a window of bacterium genomic DNA:
- a CDS encoding medium chain dehydrogenase/reductase family protein — MLNRRVMITRRGGPEVLRVVTGEPPQPGEGQVLVRVEAAGVAFADVMMREGIYPGAPPFPFSPGYDIVGRVEGLGPGVEGVAEGSRVAALTVRGGYADYVCLDAEDLAPVPEGLDPAEAVSLVLNYLTAWQMLHRVARVETGDSVLVQGAAGGVGTALLQLGGLAGLRMFGTASRGKLALVESLGAVGIDYRSEDFTARVRAVLGGDRLDAAFDPLGGRSWRRSFRLLGFGGILIGYGFYGGMRDGRRSPVGALKALVRDPHFSILPLIGGGRRIAGYNVTSLKKRRPGWHREDLGVLFELLQARKIAPVIAERLPLERAARAHELLGARAVSGKIVLLTGA, encoded by the coding sequence ATGCTGAACCGCAGAGTGATGATAACCCGCCGCGGGGGACCGGAGGTGCTCCGGGTGGTGACCGGGGAGCCGCCGCAGCCGGGCGAGGGACAGGTGCTGGTGCGGGTGGAGGCTGCGGGAGTGGCTTTCGCCGACGTGATGATGCGCGAGGGCATTTACCCCGGCGCTCCGCCGTTCCCGTTCAGCCCGGGCTATGACATCGTGGGGCGGGTGGAGGGCCTGGGCCCGGGCGTGGAGGGTGTGGCGGAGGGCAGTCGCGTGGCCGCGCTCACCGTGCGTGGCGGCTATGCGGACTATGTCTGCCTGGACGCGGAGGACCTGGCGCCTGTGCCAGAGGGCCTCGACCCGGCCGAGGCGGTGAGCCTGGTGCTCAACTACCTGACCGCCTGGCAGATGCTGCACCGGGTGGCGCGGGTCGAAACCGGTGACAGCGTGCTGGTGCAGGGGGCGGCGGGCGGTGTGGGCACCGCGCTGTTGCAGTTGGGCGGCCTGGCCGGTCTCAGGATGTTCGGCACGGCCAGCCGGGGCAAGCTGGCCCTGGTGGAAAGCCTGGGTGCAGTGGGCATCGACTACCGCAGCGAGGATTTCACCGCGCGGGTGCGAGCCGTCCTGGGCGGCGACCGTCTGGATGCGGCTTTCGACCCGCTGGGCGGGCGGAGCTGGCGGCGTTCGTTCCGGCTGCTGGGTTTCGGCGGAATACTGATAGGTTACGGGTTCTACGGCGGCATGCGGGACGGGCGGCGCAGCCCGGTGGGCGCGCTCAAGGCCCTGGTGCGCGACCCGCACTTTTCGATCCTGCCGCTCATCGGGGGCGGCAGGCGGATTGCGGGCTACAACGTGACTTCGCTCAAGAAACGCCGCCCGGGCTGGCACCGTGAGGACCTGGGCGTCCTGTTCGAGCTGCTGCAGGCGCGCAAGATCGCGCCGGTGATCGCCGAGCGCCTGCCCCTGGAGCGGGCGGCGCGGGCGCACGAGCTGCTGGGCGCGCGGGCGGTGAGCGGCAAGATCGTGCTGCTCACCGGGGCGTGA
- a CDS encoding carboxymuconolactone decarboxylase family protein, with the protein MEAGKSGANPLEVFQREAPEVARAFDGLIRSLVGTDGLDGKTKHLIYIALKAAEADALALKFHVPMAKAAGASRAEVRDAVLMSLTVCGIRGVATCLPLAMELYDSRG; encoded by the coding sequence ATGGAGGCAGGAAAGAGCGGCGCCAATCCGCTGGAGGTGTTCCAGCGCGAGGCCCCCGAGGTAGCGCGCGCGTTCGACGGCCTGATCCGCTCGCTGGTGGGCACGGATGGGCTGGACGGCAAGACCAAGCACCTGATCTACATCGCGCTCAAGGCAGCGGAGGCGGACGCCCTGGCCCTCAAGTTCCACGTGCCCATGGCCAAGGCCGCCGGTGCATCCCGCGCCGAGGTGCGGGACGCGGTCCTGATGAGCCTGACCGTGTGCGGCATCCGCGGGGTGGCCACCTGCCTGCCATTGGCCATGGAGCTGTACGACAGCCGGGGCTGA